A stretch of the Syntrophorhabdus sp. genome encodes the following:
- a CDS encoding alanine racemase: LLGEGGIGGTRISANEMAELAGTIPYEILCKISRRIKRVYI; the protein is encoded by the coding sequence TCCTCCTCGGCGAAGGCGGCATCGGCGGAACACGCATTTCCGCCAACGAAATGGCCGAACTGGCCGGAACCATCCCCTACGAAATACTCTGCAAGATATCGAGAAGGATCAAACGGGTATACATCTAG